One window of the Nicotiana tabacum cultivar K326 chromosome 4, ASM71507v2, whole genome shotgun sequence genome contains the following:
- the LOC142180123 gene encoding uncharacterized protein LOC142180123, producing the protein MIGIPIEVAVHKLNLDPSIPPVRQKKRPIAEARNKFVREEGTLLLDIGDHPKHLQETSDILMKHNMNLNPEKCAFEVNYGKFLGFLVSQRGIEVHFPVFGEMPSLILVTQKEEQLRMDPSMLTGFEGFKIVLVKSSVTIEPGGRQKVLIYLAVSEVAISIVLVHEDEETRHPHLEKFSLALVVAAQKLWPYFQCHPIAVVTTFPLRNILHKSELSDRLAKWAVEMSEFDIEHKPRTTIKSQVLADFVADFSPGILPLATEEAVMASE; encoded by the exons ATGATAGGTATCCCGATAGAAGTGGCCGTGCACAAGCTAAACTTGGATCCCAGCATTCCTCCGGTGAGACAAAAGAAACGTCCTATTGCCGAGGCCAGAAATAAATTCGTCAGAGAAGAGGGAACTCTCCTACTTGATATCG gtgatcatCCTAAACACTTGCAAGAAACTTCTGACATCCTAATGAAGCATAACATGAaccttaaccccgagaagtgtgcgtTCGAGGTCAACTATGGCAAGTTCCTGGGATTCTtggtgtcacaaagggggattgag gttcatttcccggtcttCGGAGAAATGCCATCATTAATTCTcgttactcaaaaagaagaacaactgcGAATGGACCCCAGCATGTTAACAGGATTTGAGGGATTTAAAATAGTACTTGTGAAgtcctctgttactattgaaccCGGAGGAAGGCAAAAAGTGCTAATCTACCTAGCAGTCTCGGAGGTAGCGATAAGTATCGTTTTAGTCCATGAGGATGAAG AAACTCGCCACCCACATTTGGAGAAGTTTTCCTTAGCCCTCGTAGTCGCCGCTCAAAAGCTATGGCCTTATTTCCAATGCCACCCAATAGCTGTGGTGACCACCTTTCCCCTTCGGAATATCCTTCATAAATCAGAGCTTTCGGAtaggctggccaaatgggccgtcgaaatgagtgaatttgacatagaacaTAAACCTAGGACTacgattaagtcacaagttttggccgactttgtggccgattttagtccGGGAATTTTACCTTTGGCTACTGAAGAAGCAGTGATGGCGTCAGAATaa